Genomic DNA from Klebsiella variicola:
CTCCGGGGCCTGTTTTTTTTCCTGCCTGCTTTGTTAACCCCGCCACACACGACGCGCCCCTGCGGCTGGTACTGTTATTGCCACACTTATCTTTCAGGGAGCAGTCATGTCTTTACTTGCACAACTGGATCGGCGTATTCGCTATTACGGTGGGTTAATTGTCTCCTGTCAGCCGGTGCCGGGCAGCCCGCTGGATAACCCCGCCATCGTCGCGGCGATGGCGCTGGCGGCGGAACAGGCGGGGGCGGTGGCGCTGCGCATAGAAGGTCTGGCCAACCTGCAGGCCGTTCGTCCGTTAGTGACGGTGCCTGTTATCGCGCTGATTAAGCGCGATCTGCATGATAGCCCGGTGCGTATTACGCCGTGGCTTGAGGATGTGAATGCCCTGGCGCAGGCGGGGGCCGATATCATTGCGGTTGACGGCACGCGGCGCCAGCGTCCGGCCTCTGTCGCATCGTTGTTGGCGGCAATTCACCGCCAGGGGAAAAACGCGATGGCAGATTGTTCCTCTCTCGACGATGCCCTGGAATGCTGGCAGTTGGGCTTCGATATGGTTGGCACTACTCTCTCCGGCTATACCGCAGAGGAGACACCGGACGAACCGGACCTGGCGCTGGTGAAAAGCCTGAGCGCCGCGGGCTGCCGAGTGGTCGCAGAGGGGCGCTACAATACGCCTGCGCAGGCGGCTGAAGCGATGCGCTGCGGCGCGTGGGCGGTGACCGTCGGCTCGGCGATCACCCGCTTAGAGCATATCTGCGGCTGGTATAATACGGCGCTGAAAGCGGCGGTTTGCCCGGCGAATGAGCAATAAAAAAACCCGATGGCGTTAACCATCGGGCTTTTATGCGCTGAGGCTCAGAGTCTAATCAGACTTCAAGGTAGTTGAGGATCCCGTCCGCCGCTTTACGGCCTTCGGCAATCGCGGTGACCACCAGGTCAGAACCGCGAACGATATCGCCACCGGCGAAGATTTTCGGGTTGCTGGTCTGGAACGCGTTGTCGCTGCCTTCCGGCGCGATGATGCGGCCCTGAGAGTCCAGCTCGACGCTGTGCTTCGCCAGCCACTCCATGCTGTGCGGACGGAAGCCAAAGGCCATTACCACCGCATCAGCCGGCACCACGTGTTCAGAACCAGCGACGATCTCCGCGCGACGGCGGCCTTTCGCGTCCGGCTGGCCCATCTCGGTGCGCGCCATCTTCACGCCGCACACTTTGCCATTGGCATTCACTTCCACGCCCAGCGGCTGGACGTTGAACTGGAACTCAACGCCTTCTTCACGCGCGTTTTTCACTTCGCGTTTTGAACCGGGCATGTTCTCTTCGTCACGACGATAGGCACAGATCACGTGCGCCGCATTCTGACGAATGGAGGTTCGCACGCAGTCCATCGCGGTGTCGCCACCGCCGAGCACGACCACGCGTTTGCCTTCCATGCTGACGTAGGGCTCATCAGCTGTTTCGCCAAAGCCCATGATCTGCTTGGTGTTAGCGATCAGGAACGGCAGCGCGTCGTAGACGCCCGGGGCGTCTTCGTTGTCCAGTCCACCGCGCATCGACTGATAGGTCCCGACGCCGAGGAACACGGCATCGTACTCTTTTAGCAGGTCGTCGAGCTGTACGTCGCGACCCACTTCGGTATTGAGTTTGAACTCAATGCCCATGCCGGTGAAGATTTCACGGCGGCGGGTCATCACCTCTTTTTCCAGCTTGAACGCCGGGATACCGAAGGTCAGCAGGCCGCCGATTTCCGGATGGCGGTCAAACACCACCGCCTTGACGCCGTTGCGGGTCAGCACGTCGGCACAAGCGAGGCCCGCCGGGCCAGCGCCGATAATAGCGACGGTTTTACCGGTCGGCTTCAC
This window encodes:
- a CDS encoding N-acetylmannosamine-6-phosphate 2-epimerase, whose product is MSLLAQLDRRIRYYGGLIVSCQPVPGSPLDNPAIVAAMALAAEQAGAVALRIEGLANLQAVRPLVTVPVIALIKRDLHDSPVRITPWLEDVNALAQAGADIIAVDGTRRQRPASVASLLAAIHRQGKNAMADCSSLDDALECWQLGFDMVGTTLSGYTAEETPDEPDLALVKSLSAAGCRVVAEGRYNTPAQAAEAMRCGAWAVTVGSAITRLEHICGWYNTALKAAVCPANEQ
- the gltD gene encoding glutamate synthase subunit GltD encodes the protein MSQNVYQFIDLQRVDPPKKPLKIRKIEFVEIYEPFSEGQAKAQADRCLSCGNPYCEWKCPVHNYIPNWLKLANEGRIFEAAELSHQTNTLPEVCGRVCPQDRLCEGSCTLNDEFGAVTIGNIERYINDKAFEMGWRPDLSGVKPTGKTVAIIGAGPAGLACADVLTRNGVKAVVFDRHPEIGGLLTFGIPAFKLEKEVMTRRREIFTGMGIEFKLNTEVGRDVQLDDLLKEYDAVFLGVGTYQSMRGGLDNEDAPGVYDALPFLIANTKQIMGFGETADEPYVSMEGKRVVVLGGGDTAMDCVRTSIRQNAAHVICAYRRDEENMPGSKREVKNAREEGVEFQFNVQPLGVEVNANGKVCGVKMARTEMGQPDAKGRRRAEIVAGSEHVVPADAVVMAFGFRPHSMEWLAKHSVELDSQGRIIAPEGSDNAFQTSNPKIFAGGDIVRGSDLVVTAIAEGRKAADGILNYLEV